Proteins from a genomic interval of Granulicella sp. L56:
- the dnaX gene encoding DNA polymerase III subunit gamma/tau, producing MAYQVLARKYRPQRFADVAGQDHVTVTLMNALTQGRIAHGYIFSGHRGIGKTTIARILAMALNCRNAIGSELRPTAEPCEVCESCTEIRNGNAVDVIEIDAATNRGIDEIRELRDAARYRPARDKYKIYILDEAHQITDAAFNALLKTLEEPPDHMIFMMATTQPEDIPQTVRSRCQHFSFHAVKLVDILGELRGIAEREGVDADEAALSLLAEAGDGSMRDALSIMDQAIASAPVQDGRPVLDASQIRELMGTVPNAVFEKILEAVDGNRSAEVITVANQLLDAGNSPAQLARQFVRYLRNCVIAKIAGIGSDGADANGISGELLQISADEQRRAGRSAALFGEEELTRFLQVMLRTFDELGYRQEQRFHFELGLLKLVHLRRLLPVEEVLSQFPVTGNAGQPRTQSTSAQARVAAPSPVANRVMSAPAAAPVIVKPAFSPFEVDKSRKRFEGGDAERPAVATPAPVLAAPKLVEPAPAAVKPLEVAAPPVNEVVSVVKEVAPKPVVEAVPEPPKVEAPSVDIATSAATLDVSSPQESAELQRVATEALANAKSQGSAADALADAEWSIEGSELRVQTELSKTMLPMVVNAEAEKIVRAALREAGSGALKLVLLPGAAKAATAKKPRAAKSGSAQAKAMEHPIVQQAQKLFDAEIRNVIDLREGD from the coding sequence ATGGCATATCAGGTTCTTGCAAGGAAATACCGGCCACAGCGTTTCGCGGATGTTGCGGGACAGGACCATGTGACCGTCACGCTGATGAACGCGCTGACCCAGGGGCGGATCGCCCATGGCTACATCTTCAGCGGACATCGCGGCATCGGCAAGACCACGATCGCGCGCATTCTGGCGATGGCGCTGAACTGCCGCAATGCAATTGGCAGCGAGTTGCGCCCAACGGCGGAGCCTTGCGAGGTGTGCGAGAGCTGCACCGAGATTCGCAACGGCAACGCTGTCGACGTGATCGAGATTGACGCTGCGACGAACCGCGGCATCGACGAGATTCGCGAGCTGCGTGATGCGGCACGATATCGTCCTGCGCGAGACAAGTACAAAATTTACATCCTCGACGAAGCTCACCAGATTACGGACGCGGCGTTCAATGCGCTGCTAAAGACGCTGGAAGAGCCGCCCGACCACATGATTTTTATGATGGCCACGACCCAGCCGGAGGACATTCCGCAGACAGTGCGGTCGCGGTGCCAGCACTTCAGTTTTCATGCGGTGAAGCTGGTGGACATTCTCGGCGAACTGCGCGGCATTGCGGAGCGCGAGGGTGTGGACGCCGATGAGGCTGCTCTTTCGTTGTTGGCCGAGGCTGGCGATGGATCGATGCGCGATGCGTTAAGCATCATGGACCAGGCGATTGCCAGTGCTCCGGTGCAGGACGGAAGACCAGTGCTCGACGCTTCGCAGATTCGCGAGCTGATGGGGACGGTTCCGAATGCGGTGTTTGAAAAGATTCTTGAGGCTGTGGATGGGAACCGCAGCGCCGAGGTCATTACAGTTGCAAACCAGTTGCTCGATGCCGGAAACAGCCCGGCCCAACTGGCGCGGCAATTTGTGCGTTATCTGCGCAACTGCGTGATTGCGAAGATCGCCGGGATTGGATCGGATGGCGCCGATGCCAATGGAATTTCGGGCGAGCTGTTGCAGATCTCCGCAGACGAGCAGCGGCGTGCGGGGCGTTCGGCTGCGCTGTTTGGTGAAGAGGAATTGACGCGGTTTCTACAGGTAATGCTGCGAACGTTTGATGAGCTGGGTTATCGACAGGAGCAGCGGTTTCACTTCGAGCTTGGGCTGCTAAAGCTTGTGCATCTGAGACGTCTTCTGCCGGTGGAAGAGGTGTTGAGCCAGTTCCCTGTTACAGGAAATGCCGGGCAGCCACGAACGCAGAGTACGTCGGCACAGGCGAGGGTCGCGGCTCCGAGTCCGGTGGCGAATCGTGTGATGAGTGCGCCTGCTGCTGCGCCAGTGATTGTGAAGCCTGCGTTCTCTCCATTTGAAGTGGACAAGAGCCGCAAACGGTTTGAGGGCGGCGATGCGGAGAGGCCTGCTGTGGCAACTCCTGCTCCTGTGCTTGCTGCACCTAAGCTAGTAGAGCCTGCACCTGCTGCGGTCAAGCCGCTTGAGGTCGCTGCTCCTCCTGTAAATGAAGTCGTATCTGTGGTGAAAGAAGTTGCGCCTAAACCAGTCGTCGAAGCTGTGCCTGAACCGCCCAAGGTTGAAGCACCGTCTGTTGATATTGCGACTTCGGCTGCAACTCTTGATGTGAGTTCGCCGCAGGAGTCTGCGGAGTTGCAGCGGGTTGCTACCGAGGCGCTGGCGAATGCGAAGAGTCAGGGTTCGGCGGCGGATGCGCTGGCCGATGCCGAGTGGAGCATCGAAGGCAGCGAGCTACGAGTGCAGACGGAGCTGTCGAAGACGATGCTGCCGATGGTGGTCAATGCCGAGGCAGAGAAGATTGTTCGTGCCGCGCTGCGTGAGGCTGGCTCTGGTGCGTTGAAGCTGGTGCTTTTGCCGGGAGCTGCAAAGGCTGCCACAGCCAAGAAGCCGCGCGCGGCGAAGTCCGGCAGCGCGCAGGCCAAGGCGATGGAGCATCCAATTGTGCAACAGGCGCAGAAGCTGTTCGATGCGGAGATTCGCAATGTGATCGATCTGCGCGAGGGGGATTAA
- a CDS encoding YbaB/EbfC family nucleoid-associated protein yields the protein MDFSDLGKMKEMMGQAKQMQEQMERKLSETVVEASSGGGVVTVRMNGKKEVLRIKIEQSAIGSAGSDLELLEDLIMAAVNEAGRRADEAIKASVAGMMGGLNLPGLT from the coding sequence ATGGATTTTTCCGATCTGGGCAAGATGAAAGAGATGATGGGCCAGGCGAAGCAGATGCAGGAGCAGATGGAGCGGAAGCTCTCTGAGACTGTGGTCGAAGCCTCGAGCGGCGGCGGTGTTGTCACCGTTCGGATGAATGGGAAGAAAGAAGTACTGCGGATCAAAATCGAACAATCCGCCATCGGCAGCGCGGGCAGCGATCTTGAGCTGCTGGAAGACCTGATTATGGCTGCGGTGAACGAGGCGGGACGACGCGCCGACGAGGCAATCAAGGCCAGCGTTGCCGGAATGATGGGCGGATTGAATCTTCCGGGGTTAACCTAA
- the recR gene encoding recombination mediator RecR, translating into MAQFAEPMTRLIEELRKLPGIGTKSAQRLAFHVLRSPAEDADKLSAAIRELKEHLRLCSICNNITDVDPCVYCTSTLRDQRLICVLEEPTNIATIEKTRSYSGVYHILHGTLSPIGGVGPEQLRIANLLVRLPEVDEVILATSPTTEGEATAGYLAGEIHRTRPEVRVTRIATGVPAGSDIEYADEVTMTRAMEGRREF; encoded by the coding sequence GTGGCGCAGTTTGCAGAGCCTATGACGCGGCTGATTGAGGAGCTGCGCAAGCTGCCGGGAATCGGCACAAAGAGCGCGCAGCGACTGGCGTTTCATGTGCTGCGCTCTCCGGCTGAGGACGCGGACAAGCTGTCGGCGGCGATTCGCGAGTTGAAAGAGCATCTTCGGCTTTGCTCGATCTGCAACAATATTACCGACGTTGACCCTTGCGTCTATTGCACAAGTACGTTAAGAGATCAGCGATTGATCTGCGTGTTGGAAGAGCCGACTAATATCGCGACCATTGAAAAGACGCGGAGCTACAGCGGGGTTTATCACATCCTGCATGGCACGCTATCGCCGATTGGCGGCGTTGGGCCGGAGCAGTTGCGGATTGCGAATCTGCTGGTTCGACTGCCTGAGGTCGATGAGGTAATTCTTGCTACCTCGCCTACGACCGAGGGTGAAGCGACCGCAGGTTATCTTGCCGGAGAGATACACCGGACGCGGCCTGAGGTGAGGGTGACTCGAATTGCAACCGGCGTTCCGGCGGGGAGCGATATTGAGTATGCCGACGAGGTTACGATGACGCGGGCCATGGAAGGTCGGCGGGAGTTCTGA
- the gpmI gene encoding 2,3-bisphosphoglycerate-independent phosphoglycerate mutase has translation MSNKPIVLTILDGWGYRAETNGNAIALARKPVYDKLLAEFPNTLIRASEHFVGLPDGQMGNSEVGHLNLGAGRIVRMDMTRIDTAIADESLFRDPVLTHAFDLAASRQAGLHFFGLLSDGGVHSHQRHLYALLRMAAKHGLTRVFVHAFMDGRDTMPNSGVGHLESLQQQFREIGVGQLASVSGRYYAMDRDLRWEKELQAFDAMVTGTAQGGSYHDAVARVRELYNNDITDEFIPPFTVTNVSGDAVGLIRDNDVCVNFNYRADRARQVTRLLARNSDVPGGLTTNDANDLPKAAELEAEIPRSRAPKNIHYVCMTQYDKNFKLPIVIQPESMDNLLANLMAQANLRNLRVAETEKYAHVTYFFNGGIEKPFPGEDRALIPSQKVATYDLAPEMSASGIADAVVKAVNDTAFDVIIVNFANADMVGHSGKLEPTIRAVETVDTQLGRIYQAIKQRGGSLLVTADHGNAEMLIDPASGGPHTAHTTNPVPFILVNDELNTSHHRILRPGGSLRDISPTILTLLGLEKPKEMTGTNLGS, from the coding sequence ATGTCAAACAAACCGATCGTTCTTACCATCCTCGACGGCTGGGGCTACCGCGCCGAGACCAACGGCAACGCCATCGCCCTTGCGCGCAAGCCCGTCTACGACAAGCTGCTGGCCGAATTTCCCAACACCCTTATCCGCGCCAGCGAGCACTTCGTCGGCCTTCCCGACGGCCAGATGGGCAACTCCGAGGTCGGCCATCTTAACCTCGGCGCAGGCCGCATCGTCCGCATGGACATGACCCGCATCGACACCGCCATCGCCGACGAGAGCCTCTTTCGCGATCCCGTTCTTACGCATGCATTTGATCTCGCCGCATCACGCCAAGCTGGCCTCCACTTCTTCGGCCTGCTCTCCGACGGCGGTGTCCACTCGCACCAGCGCCACCTCTACGCATTGCTGCGCATGGCCGCGAAACACGGCCTCACCCGCGTCTTCGTCCACGCCTTCATGGATGGCCGCGACACCATGCCCAACAGCGGTGTCGGCCATCTGGAGTCGTTGCAGCAGCAGTTCCGTGAGATCGGTGTTGGCCAACTAGCCTCTGTCTCCGGCCGCTACTACGCGATGGACCGCGACCTCCGTTGGGAGAAGGAGCTGCAAGCCTTCGACGCTATGGTCACCGGCACAGCGCAGGGCGGCAGCTATCACGATGCCGTCGCACGCGTGCGCGAGCTTTACAACAACGACATCACCGACGAGTTCATCCCGCCATTCACCGTGACGAATGTGAGTGGCGACGCCGTCGGCCTCATCCGCGATAACGACGTCTGTGTCAACTTCAACTACCGCGCCGACCGCGCTCGCCAGGTCACTCGCCTCCTCGCACGCAACAGCGATGTCCCCGGCGGCCTCACAACGAACGACGCCAACGATCTGCCCAAAGCCGCTGAACTCGAAGCAGAAATTCCACGCTCCCGTGCGCCCAAGAACATCCACTACGTCTGCATGACGCAGTACGACAAAAACTTCAAGCTGCCCATCGTCATCCAGCCCGAGTCGATGGACAACCTTCTCGCCAACCTTATGGCGCAGGCCAACCTCCGCAACCTCCGCGTCGCCGAGACAGAGAAGTACGCGCACGTCACCTACTTCTTCAACGGCGGAATCGAAAAGCCATTCCCCGGCGAAGACCGCGCACTCATCCCATCGCAGAAGGTCGCGACCTACGATCTCGCGCCCGAGATGTCGGCATCAGGCATCGCCGACGCTGTGGTCAAAGCCGTCAACGACACTGCCTTCGACGTCATCATCGTCAACTTCGCCAACGCCGACATGGTTGGCCACTCCGGCAAGCTCGAACCCACCATTCGCGCCGTCGAGACGGTCGACACGCAACTAGGCCGCATCTATCAAGCCATCAAACAGCGCGGCGGATCGCTCCTCGTCACCGCCGATCACGGCAACGCCGAGATGCTTATCGACCCCGCAAGCGGCGGCCCGCACACCGCGCACACGACGAATCCAGTACCGTTCATCCTCGTCAACGACGAATTGAACACCAGCCATCACCGCATCCTTCGCCCCGGCGGAAGCCTGCGCGACATCTCGCCGACGATCCTGACCTTGCTGGGTCTTGAAAAGCCGAAAGAGATGACCGGCACAAATCTAGGCAGCTAG
- a CDS encoding DUF6526 family protein — translation MSKPQSYKNHKRRFPPFHFVLMPILVFNLIFSIYDTVHRYPAHKYLFHWWIVMSIAFLLMALLGRMQAVKAQDRIIRLEERLRLATLLPLDERAHIGEFTTAQLIALRFASDAELPALARRTLTQNLEPKAIKQAIEHWRADDLRI, via the coding sequence ATGTCCAAGCCTCAGAGCTATAAGAACCACAAGCGCCGCTTTCCGCCCTTTCACTTCGTGCTGATGCCCATCCTTGTGTTTAACCTTATCTTCTCCATCTACGACACGGTCCACCGCTACCCCGCGCACAAATATCTTTTCCACTGGTGGATCGTCATGTCCATCGCCTTCCTGCTGATGGCACTGCTGGGCAGAATGCAGGCGGTCAAGGCGCAGGACCGCATCATCCGCCTCGAAGAGCGTCTGCGGCTGGCCACGCTTCTGCCGCTTGACGAGCGGGCGCACATCGGCGAATTCACGACGGCACAGCTTATTGCCCTGCGCTTTGCTTCGGACGCTGAGCTCCCTGCCCTGGCGCGGCGCACCCTGACCCAGAACCTCGAACCTAAGGCCATCAAGCAGGCCATCGAACACTGGCGAGCAGACGACCTCCGCATCTGA
- a CDS encoding alpha-L-fucosidase, with protein MERRDFCKMIAGAAAATAVPTTAEAGQAKQEAPEVSTEEAAKVAETPSFKSFDTLTEDYATFCATPAAQREFFELKDGQFVKNKLDEATWRPAEWGNPPKLPVPGGSLDGVPMTGPIAGLAGEGPYKPDWDSLQQYETPEWYQDAKFGIWAHWSPQCVPEYGDWYGRSMYIEGSDDYKNQLAHYGDPSKFGYKDLCAQWTLLNWQPEELIARYKKAGAKLFITLANHHDGFDAWNSKHHPWNSGAIGPHRDVVGGWAAAARAQGMKFGVTVHQARNWWWFQTSHGANKAGPMAGAPYDGRLTAADGKNTWWEGLDPQLLYGPKHPLNALPDISYVKNFYDRTRDLIDQHDPDLLYFDNTLFPLGWGGMNIAAYYYNRSLQTHGGKVEGILNVKGVPDNLAKAVVADYERGITSKIMPYVWQSETCIGDWHYDRKLYDKPGEYGGYLPPRDAIHWMVDAVSKNGIFILDIPGRPDGTIDSKEIAVLDGITSWMGTYSEAIYETRPWKVYGEGPNAVTAGSFQGKSVTKLGEKDIRFTRNKANTVVYTIVLGWPTAEFVVESLGSSAATKPGKITNVQLLGTDEKVKWKQTAAGLNVTLPERYKPPVDYAAALKVQFT; from the coding sequence ATGGAACGCAGAGATTTTTGCAAGATGATCGCGGGAGCAGCAGCGGCGACGGCGGTACCTACGACGGCAGAAGCGGGGCAGGCAAAGCAGGAGGCTCCGGAGGTCTCGACCGAGGAGGCAGCGAAGGTTGCTGAGACGCCGTCGTTCAAGAGCTTCGACACCTTGACCGAAGACTATGCGACATTCTGTGCGACACCGGCGGCCCAGCGAGAGTTCTTCGAGCTGAAGGATGGGCAGTTCGTCAAGAACAAGCTGGATGAGGCCACCTGGCGGCCCGCAGAGTGGGGCAATCCGCCGAAGCTGCCGGTTCCTGGCGGGTCTTTGGACGGGGTGCCGATGACCGGGCCGATTGCGGGACTAGCTGGCGAGGGACCTTACAAGCCAGACTGGGATTCGCTACAGCAGTATGAGACACCGGAGTGGTATCAGGACGCGAAGTTCGGCATCTGGGCGCACTGGAGCCCGCAGTGCGTGCCGGAGTATGGGGATTGGTACGGGCGCAGCATGTATATCGAAGGATCGGACGACTACAAAAACCAACTCGCACATTATGGCGATCCGTCCAAGTTCGGGTACAAAGACCTGTGCGCGCAGTGGACACTGCTGAACTGGCAGCCGGAAGAGTTGATTGCGCGATACAAGAAGGCGGGCGCGAAGCTGTTTATCACGCTGGCGAACCATCATGACGGGTTCGACGCGTGGAACTCGAAGCACCATCCTTGGAACTCGGGCGCGATTGGGCCGCACCGTGACGTTGTTGGCGGATGGGCGGCTGCGGCGCGCGCTCAGGGGATGAAATTTGGAGTGACCGTACATCAGGCGCGGAACTGGTGGTGGTTTCAGACCTCGCATGGCGCGAACAAGGCCGGCCCGATGGCAGGGGCTCCGTACGATGGTCGATTGACGGCGGCCGACGGGAAAAATACATGGTGGGAGGGTCTCGATCCGCAACTGCTCTATGGCCCGAAGCACCCGCTGAATGCGCTGCCGGACATCTCGTATGTGAAGAACTTTTATGACCGGACACGCGACCTGATCGATCAGCATGACCCGGACCTTTTGTACTTCGATAACACGCTGTTTCCGCTAGGGTGGGGCGGGATGAATATTGCCGCGTACTACTACAACCGCAGTCTGCAGACGCATGGCGGGAAGGTGGAGGGCATCCTCAATGTGAAGGGCGTGCCCGACAATCTGGCAAAGGCAGTGGTAGCGGACTACGAGCGCGGGATCACAAGCAAGATCATGCCGTATGTGTGGCAGTCGGAGACATGCATTGGGGACTGGCACTACGACCGCAAGCTGTACGACAAGCCCGGCGAATATGGCGGGTATCTGCCGCCGAGAGATGCGATCCACTGGATGGTGGATGCGGTGAGCAAGAACGGAATCTTCATTCTGGACATTCCGGGCAGGCCGGACGGGACGATCGACAGCAAGGAGATCGCGGTTCTGGATGGGATCACGTCGTGGATGGGAACATACAGCGAAGCGATCTACGAGACCCGGCCATGGAAGGTATATGGCGAGGGGCCGAATGCTGTGACGGCTGGATCTTTTCAGGGTAAGAGCGTCACCAAGCTGGGGGAAAAGGACATCCGGTTTACGCGGAACAAGGCCAATACGGTTGTGTATACGATTGTGCTGGGCTGGCCAACGGCGGAGTTTGTGGTGGAGTCGCTGGGGAGCTCCGCGGCGACGAAGCCGGGCAAGATAACGAATGTTCAACTGCTGGGGACCGACGAGAAGGTGAAGTGGAAGCAGACCGCGGCGGGTTTGAACGTGACGCTGCCTGAGAGATACAAACCGCCGGTTGACTATGCGGCGGCGCTGAAGGTGCAGTTCACCTAA
- a CDS encoding RNA polymerase sigma factor, whose translation MTGDESQDARYQEAAEKYGASLERLARAYEADPDRRRDLIQDIHLQLWRSFLRYDSRCSMRTWVYRVAHNVAASYVMRERRVFSNLVSLEQLEMASDNATGQVAADHRINLDRLSALIQQLKPIDRQVIISYLEDMDAASIGEITGLSPAAVAMRIHRTKNVLAKRFREGGNNHAG comes from the coding sequence TTGACCGGAGACGAAAGCCAGGATGCCCGTTATCAGGAAGCAGCGGAAAAATACGGCGCCTCACTTGAGCGGCTCGCAAGGGCCTATGAGGCCGATCCGGATAGACGCCGTGACCTTATCCAGGACATTCATCTTCAATTGTGGCGTAGTTTTCTGCGCTACGATTCACGCTGCTCCATGAGGACTTGGGTCTATCGCGTGGCACACAACGTAGCCGCTTCCTATGTCATGCGTGAGCGAAGGGTGTTCTCAAATCTGGTGAGTCTGGAGCAACTCGAAATGGCTTCGGACAACGCCACGGGGCAGGTGGCTGCAGACCATCGAATTAACCTGGACCGCCTGTCCGCGCTCATTCAACAACTCAAGCCCATCGACCGCCAGGTCATCATCTCTTATTTGGAAGATATGGACGCAGCATCGATAGGAGAGATCACTGGCTTGTCGCCAGCAGCGGTTGCCATGAGGATTCATCGCACCAAGAACGTTCTGGCAAAACGGTTTCGAGAAGGAGGAAACAACCATGCCGGATAA